In a single window of the Gossypium hirsutum isolate 1008001.06 chromosome A13, Gossypium_hirsutum_v2.1, whole genome shotgun sequence genome:
- the LOC107895289 gene encoding F-box protein At3g07870: MTGRHEVEYSLHSDDQEFRKYAQLEYMPFDNHHSIVGACNGLLCLMDFQFSFDSIFILCNPIIRKSITLPKPCLSSLPYKISVGFGFDSAQNDYKLLKITKKGVLDKYVEVELYSLKRNCWKILAPPKYDLYSDDFMVYVNETVHWIAYERVNNEGSYSCKLLILGFDMRDDVFKEIMLPERLRNLPHQSEIYVIPYDELSSIAVIELGSLHAECDIWVMKKYGVVETWTKMYSLGKLGTEPMPRVLGFRKNGDLMLRTYNNLRLISRDPESNEIDYFGIQGRRTYVCNYTESLVLLDRVIDDAMTENRANYASNANRSTE, translated from the coding sequence ATGACTGGCCGCCATGAAGTGGAATACTCTCTGCATTCTGATGACCAAGAATTCAGAAAGTACGCCCAGTTAGAGTACATGCCTTTTGATAACCATCATTCTATTGTTGGTGCTTGCAATGGGTTGCTTTGTTTGATGGACTTTCAGTTTAGTTTCGATAGCATCTTCATTTTATGCAACCCAATTATTCGGAAGTCTATTACGCTACCAAAACCATGTTTGTCTAGTTTGCCATATAAAATATCCGTTGGGTTTGGATTTGATTCAGCACAAAATGACTATAAACTTCTGAAAATCACTAAGAAAGGTGTGCTAGACAAGTATGTTGAGGTTGAACTTTACTCACTCAAAAGGAATTGCTGGAAAATATTAGCCCCACCAAAATATGATCTTTATTCTGATGATTTCATGGTTTATGTGAATGAAACTGTTCATTGGATTGCTTATGAGAGAGTGAATAATGAAGGGAGTTATAGTTGTAAgcttttgattttgggttttgatATGAGGGATGATGTTTTTAAAGAGATTATGTTGCCTGAGAGATTGAGGAATTTGCCCCATCAGTCAGAGATCTATGTAATTCCATATGATGAATTGTCATCAATTGCTGTGATTGAGTTGGGGTCTTTACATGCCGAGTGTGATATATGGGTGATGAAGAAGTATGGTGTCGTAGAAACATGGACTAAGATGTACAGTTTAGGAAAACTGGGGACGGAGCCAATGCCGAGGGTTCTGGGGTTTAGGAAAAATGGGGATTTGATGTTGAGAACTTATAACAATCTAAGATTGATTTCCCGTGATCCGGAGAGCAATGAAATCGATTATTTTGGAATTCAAGGCAGACGTACTTATGTTTGTAATTATACGGAGAGCCTAGTGTTACTTGATCGAGTAATTGATGATGCTATGACTGAGAATCGTGCAAACTATGCGAGTAATGCTAATCGTTCAACTGAGTGA
- the LOC107895288 gene encoding H/ACA ribonucleoprotein complex non-core subunit NAF1 — MFSDNLKEWFEGFPDLDRIELEESVFADIDNSMEIGKEDKFDKTHVSELGFNGSESDFDGFKPIVHGSALVEGEPGRAVKVEEDTSKPESNLNLSIEESKAEDFDGLKPIVCGSEPVRGESGCMVKVEEESKPEGNLSLPIEEVIGNVSLVDGLESGSSSSESDSECSSSSSSSSSSSDDDNDEDEEEEGEDEEEEDKEKVKGEAKNMDGADELEEGEIIGINEEVAVDGTDSDDDDEEEEEDDDEEDGTDEILSALDIELDEVDDEEEDAGALRGPIKSKNEVEVLPQVPPLDVELQPHHQMLPVGVVLSVISTKVIVEGREQHNPLNEGSILWITADRSPLGFVDEIFGPVKNPYYVIRYNSESEVPAGIHEGTSISFVPEFANHVLNEKNLHKKGYDASGENDEELSDDAEFSDDEKEAEYRRMQKMTKRAMNDQRVGNRKSNKKKNKSKNGCWKTGKNSSQQTSTGMGQNQHNFTTISASLVNHNCSSSVMGEQNFVGGSGFVPPFSVVPQSSGIITPSNGVWTNGMPVRHPQNAIFPNRISAEGMSLLSQNYQQQPIPLPTPAMPTMMPYQQQQFDPSSNTFPKLILPGGQSNLFAALASAPWMGIAGQNGTFGMGMQGQQFNSALQGISTNGPTMGGNCKLQPDGVQGNFESSQNFNMGASSSRGRKPYHRGRGRFTGGRGHQRS, encoded by the exons atgttcagCGATAATTTAAAGGAGTGGTTTGAAGGTTTCCCAGATTTAGATAGGATTGAGTTAGAAGAGAGTGTATTTGCCGATATTGATAACAGTATGGAGATTGGTAAAGAAGATAAATTTGACAAAACCCATGTAAGCGAGCTTGGCTTTAATGGGTCTGAGTCAGATTTTGATGGGTTCAAACCAATTGTTCATGGGTCTGCGCTGGTTGAAGGTGAGCCGGGCCGTGCGGTGAAGGTAGAAGAAGATACGTCAAAACCAGAAAGCAATCTGAATTTATCTATTGAGGAATCAAAAGCAGAAGATTTTGATGGGCTCAAGCCAATTGTTTGTGGGTCTGAGCCGGTTAGAGGTGAGTCAGGCTGTATGGTGAAGGTGGAAGAAGAGTCAAAACCAGAAGGGAATCTGAGTTTACCTATTGAAGAAGTGATTGGAAACGTTAGTTTGGTTGACGGATTAGAGAGTGGAAGTAGTAGTTCAGAGTCTGACAGTGAatgttcttcttcttcatcatcttctAGTAGTAGCAGTGATGATGATAATGACGAGGATGAGGAGGAGGAGGGCGAAGACGAAGAGGAAGAGgataaagaaaaagtgaaggggGAGGCTAAAAATATGGATGGTGCAGATGAACTTGAAGAAGGTGAGATAATAGGTATTAATGAAGAGGTGGCCGTTGATGGAACTGACAGTGATGATGATGacgaggaggaggaggaggatgaTGATGAAGAGGACGGAACAGATGAAATCCTTAGTGCGTTAGATATTGAACTTGATGAGGTAGATGATGAGGAGGAAGATGCTGGTGCTTTGAGAGGTCCCATCAAGTCTAAGAATGAAGTTGAG GTTCTTCCCCAAGTTCCACCACTGGATGTTGAACTGCAACCCCATCATCAGATGCTGCCTGTTGGAGTTGTTTTGTCG GTGATTAGTACCAAAGTTATTGTTGAAGGAAGAGAGCAGCACAACCCTCTGAATGAAGGTTCGATTCTTTGGATTACTGCAGACAGATCTCCATTGGGATTTGTGGATGAAATCTTTGGACCTGTAAAGAACCCATATTATGTCATACGATATAATTCTGAGAGTGAAGTCCCTGCTGGGATCCATGAAGGCACTTCTATCTCTTTTGTCCCTGAATTTGCTAATCATGTTCTCAATGAAAAGAATCTTCACAAGAAAGGATATGATGCATCCGGTGAGAATGATGAGGAGTTATCAGATGATGCTGAGTTTTCAGATGATGAAAAGGAGGCCGAGTACAGGAGGATGCAAAAAATGACAAAGAGAGCCATGAATGACCAGAGAGTGGGAAACCGGAAaagcaataaaaagaaaaataagagtaAGAATGGATGTTGGAAAACTGGTAAGAACTCATCCCAGCAAACATCAACCGGAATGGGTCAGAATCAACATAATTTCACCACAATCTCAGCATCTTTGGTTAATCATAATTGTTCATCTTCTGTCATGGGAGAACAAAATTTTGTTGGTGGATCTGGCTTTGTTCCGCCATTTTCGGTCGTGCCACAGTCTTCTGGTATTATTACACCTTCAAATGGAGTTTGGACTAATGGAATGCCAGTCCGGCACCCACAAAATGCTATTTTTCCAAACAGGATTTCTGCAGAAGGTATGTCATTGCTCTCGCAGAATTATCAACAGCAGCCCATTCCTTTACCGACCCCAGCGATGCCAACCATGATGCCATATCAGCAGCAGCAATTTGATCCTAGTTCGAATACATTTCCTAAGCTGATCTTACCTGGTGGCCAGTCAAACTTATTTGCTGCACTAGCCTCTGCACCTTGGATGGGGATTGCAGGACAAAATGGAACATTTGGAATGGGCATGCAGGGCCAACAATTCAACAGTGCATTGCAAGGTATCTCGACAAATGGACCAACAATGGGTGGGAATTGTAAGTTGCAACCTGATGGTGTTCAAGGCAATTTTGAATCATCCCAGAACTTTAACATGGGTGCATCATCCAGTCGTGGAAGAAAACCATATCATCGAGGTCGTGGTCGGTTTACAGGTGGAAGGGGTCATCAGCGATCTTAA
- the LOC107895286 gene encoding piezo-type mechanosensitive ion channel homolog isoform X5, producing MEMDFIMSARASSLTRQLLPSKHSFFIRESRSSVRHTNILLRGPILRTFGINYFTYGFPISLLALSFWSFHFASLYAFGLLAYVRYIMHDHGCSSFN from the exons ATGGAAATGGATTTCATCATGTCGGCAAGAGCAAGCAGTTTGACTAGGCAACTTCTTCCTTCAAAGCATTCATTCTTTATTCGTGAATCAAG ATCTAGTGTTAGGCACACTAATATTTTGTTAAGAGGACCAATCTTACGAACTTTCGGCATTAACTATTTTACTTATGGTTTTCCG ATTTCCTTGCTTGCTCTTTCCTTTTGGAGTTTCCACTTTGCGAGTCTCTATGCATTTGGACTTCTTGCGTATGTTCGCTATATTAT GCATGATCATGGGTGCAGCAGCTTCAACTGA
- the LOC107895286 gene encoding piezo-type mechanosensitive ion channel homolog isoform X4, translated as MEMDFIMSARASSLTRQLLPSKHSFFIRESRSSVRHTNILLRGPILRTFGINYFTYGFPEPKGWSEPLGMIMGAAASTDKTCTGLQQVNQEALLELN; from the exons ATGGAAATGGATTTCATCATGTCGGCAAGAGCAAGCAGTTTGACTAGGCAACTTCTTCCTTCAAAGCATTCATTCTTTATTCGTGAATCAAG ATCTAGTGTTAGGCACACTAATATTTTGTTAAGAGGACCAATCTTACGAACTTTCGGCATTAACTATTTTACTTATGGTTTTCCG GAACCAAAGGGTTGGAGTGAACCTTTAG GCATGATCATGGGTGCAGCAGCTTCAACTGACAAGACTTGTACAGGTCTGCAGCAGGTCAATCAAGAAGCTCTGCTGGAATTAAACTGA
- the LOC107895286 gene encoding piezo-type mechanosensitive ion channel homolog isoform X3: protein MEMDFIMSARASSLTRQLLPSKHSFFIRESRSSVRHTNILLRGPILRTFGINYFTYGFPEPKGWSEPLDFLACSFLLEFPLCESLCIWTSCVCSLYYA from the exons ATGGAAATGGATTTCATCATGTCGGCAAGAGCAAGCAGTTTGACTAGGCAACTTCTTCCTTCAAAGCATTCATTCTTTATTCGTGAATCAAG ATCTAGTGTTAGGCACACTAATATTTTGTTAAGAGGACCAATCTTACGAACTTTCGGCATTAACTATTTTACTTATGGTTTTCCG GAACCAAAGGGTTGGAGTGAACCTTTAG ATTTCCTTGCTTGCTCTTTCCTTTTGGAGTTTCCACTTTGCGAGTCTCTATGCATTTGGACTTCTTGCGTATGTTCGCTATATTAT GCATGA
- the LOC107895286 gene encoding uncharacterized protein isoform X2, producing MEQQNMEPCTPCIYKFGIQHDIRSSVRHTNILLRGPILRTFGINYFTYGFPEPKGWSEPLDFLACSFLLEFPLCESLCIWTSCVCSLYYVCLSLNVSLVSIEWLASHFNCSMYLNVSLASIELAQVTIELIAVSILTCYLRLVAFCNLLKGIFFYRSVMPVA from the exons ATGGAACAGCAAAACATGGAACCATGCACACCTTGTATTTATAAGTTTGGTATTCAACATGATATAAG ATCTAGTGTTAGGCACACTAATATTTTGTTAAGAGGACCAATCTTACGAACTTTCGGCATTAACTATTTTACTTATGGTTTTCCG GAACCAAAGGGTTGGAGTGAACCTTTAG ATTTCCTTGCTTGCTCTTTCCTTTTGGAGTTTCCACTTTGCGAGTCTCTATGCATTTGGACTTCTTGCGTATGTTCGCTATATTATGTATGTCTTTCCCTCAATGTATCACTTGTATCGATTGAATGGCTTGCTTCTCATTTTAATTGCTCAATGTATCTCAATGTATCACTTGCATCGATTGAACTTGCTCAGGTGACAATTGAGCTAATTGCTGTAAGTATCCTTACCTGCTACTTGAGACTGGTTGCATTTTGCAATTTGTTAAAGGGTATTTTCTTCTACCGCAGTGTCATGCCCGTTGCCTAG
- the LOC107895286 gene encoding uncharacterized protein isoform X1 codes for MEMDFIMSARASSLTRQLLPSKHSFFIRESRSSVRHTNILLRGPILRTFGINYFTYGFPEPKGWSEPLDFLACSFLLEFPLCESLCIWTSCVCSLYYVCLSLNVSLVSIEWLASHFNCSMYLNVSLASIELAQVTIELIAVSILTCYLRLVAFCNLLKGIFFYRSVMPVA; via the exons ATGGAAATGGATTTCATCATGTCGGCAAGAGCAAGCAGTTTGACTAGGCAACTTCTTCCTTCAAAGCATTCATTCTTTATTCGTGAATCAAG ATCTAGTGTTAGGCACACTAATATTTTGTTAAGAGGACCAATCTTACGAACTTTCGGCATTAACTATTTTACTTATGGTTTTCCG GAACCAAAGGGTTGGAGTGAACCTTTAG ATTTCCTTGCTTGCTCTTTCCTTTTGGAGTTTCCACTTTGCGAGTCTCTATGCATTTGGACTTCTTGCGTATGTTCGCTATATTATGTATGTCTTTCCCTCAATGTATCACTTGTATCGATTGAATGGCTTGCTTCTCATTTTAATTGCTCAATGTATCTCAATGTATCACTTGCATCGATTGAACTTGCTCAGGTGACAATTGAGCTAATTGCTGTAAGTATCCTTACCTGCTACTTGAGACTGGTTGCATTTTGCAATTTGTTAAAGGGTATTTTCTTCTACCGCAGTGTCATGCCCGTTGCCTAG